A part of Komagataeibacter medellinensis NBRC 3288 genomic DNA contains:
- a CDS encoding type II toxin-antitoxin system PemK/MazF family toxin, whose amino-acid sequence MLLSPASYNAKAGMTLCCPMTTKIKGYPFEVAVVVKPASVVFSDQVRSLDWRMRNAKLKGKVSAKEIEAVRQHARLLAGRGKQGSPNISMYSNMSCRTS is encoded by the coding sequence GTGCTTCTCAGCCCTGCAAGTTATAATGCCAAAGCGGGGATGACGCTTTGCTGCCCCATGACCACTAAAATCAAAGGCTATCCGTTTGAAGTAGCCGTGGTAGTAAAACCCGCCAGTGTGGTCTTCTCTGATCAGGTGAGAAGTCTGGACTGGCGGATGCGGAACGCGAAGCTCAAAGGAAAGGTCTCGGCAAAGGAAATTGAGGCAGTTCGTCAGCATGCCAGATTACTGGCTGGCCGAGGGAAACAGGGAAGCCCGAACATTTCAATGTATTCAAACATGTCCTGCCGGACTTCTTAA
- a CDS encoding Ros/MucR family transcriptional regulator, with product MDQSDDLSPAIVIAMSDIVAAHLGNTNTSLPTEHVPAFIRDVYAAIRETTPVTEKNSSIPAQHPAVPVAQSVFPDYIVCLEDGKKLKMLKRHLQTRYGMTPTQYREKWQLPMDYPMVAPEYAKMRAALARDAGLGRKILVPPTGPVGEATVVPSVDSATKEISVDTSEAVVPAKKTISKRSRSSATETGSSAASPRKTPGSKTSARPRAIRKTGTKAKGAKV from the coding sequence ATGGACCAATCAGACGACCTATCCCCGGCAATTGTAATTGCCATGAGCGACATCGTGGCAGCGCATCTCGGCAATACCAATACCTCTCTGCCGACAGAACATGTCCCGGCGTTTATCCGCGATGTCTACGCTGCTATCCGCGAAACAACACCGGTCACAGAGAAAAACAGCAGCATCCCTGCCCAGCACCCCGCAGTTCCAGTCGCGCAGTCGGTATTTCCTGACTACATCGTCTGTCTGGAAGATGGCAAAAAACTCAAAATGCTCAAGCGCCACCTGCAGACAAGGTACGGAATGACGCCAACGCAATACCGAGAGAAGTGGCAGCTTCCTATGGATTATCCCATGGTTGCTCCGGAGTATGCCAAAATGCGGGCGGCTCTGGCGCGAGACGCGGGTCTTGGACGCAAGATTTTGGTTCCCCCGACCGGTCCCGTGGGCGAGGCAACTGTAGTCCCTTCTGTTGATAGTGCGACGAAAGAAATATCGGTCGATACTTCTGAGGCCGTAGTGCCCGCCAAAAAAACGATTTCGAAGCGATCCAGGTCGTCGGCAACTGAAACCGGATCTTCCGCAGCATCGCCAAGGAAAACGCCGGGTTCCAAGACTTCAGCGAGACCGCGTGCGATACGGAAGACCGGCACGAAAGCAAAAGGGGCCAAGGTCTGA
- a CDS encoding TolC family protein, which produces MNRAIPPIVSIAMACALPWMALAQDARPGPSFHEAVGMAWAIDPVRTELQVGHHSARARASAAGSWFAGGPTLSGEYMDDHMLGSNEGYTTYQGGVSVPLWLPGQGSATKQVASAEAASIDEQLNVEHMALSIRVLDAAAAALIARTRMDVAHALYDATARMAGNATHAVHGGELASVDGQMAQAAMENAHNELALAQEEAQNATTALEVLLGRPVVPDLSRYGGGDVTQARFVSPRDMEDNDPRIKVAHRNVEAAEANMKLARRSFMPNPEIGVDAIHEKQYGSPWDDRVGVNFSIPLPSEVRNTPIMSEARNRLATATSQETQARRMVHLEMMRVRERLIAATTARQATRSAAENMEKRAQAQERAWRVGEASVDTALAARQAAANTRLASARAEVEWHVASIRMLIATGVVP; this is translated from the coding sequence ATGAACCGCGCCATCCCCCCCATTGTGTCGATCGCCATGGCCTGTGCCCTGCCATGGATGGCCCTGGCCCAGGACGCCCGCCCTGGCCCATCCTTCCATGAAGCCGTCGGCATGGCCTGGGCGATCGATCCCGTCCGCACCGAACTTCAGGTCGGCCATCATTCCGCCCGCGCCCGCGCCAGCGCTGCCGGGTCATGGTTTGCCGGCGGCCCGACCCTGTCGGGTGAATACATGGATGACCACATGCTGGGCAGTAACGAAGGCTATACAACCTATCAGGGCGGCGTGTCGGTGCCGCTGTGGCTGCCGGGGCAGGGCAGCGCCACGAAACAGGTCGCCAGCGCGGAAGCCGCGTCGATTGATGAGCAGCTCAATGTCGAACACATGGCGCTGTCCATCCGGGTGCTGGACGCAGCTGCCGCCGCCCTGATTGCCCGTACCCGGATGGATGTGGCCCATGCCCTGTACGATGCGACAGCGCGCATGGCCGGCAATGCGACGCATGCGGTGCATGGTGGGGAACTGGCCTCGGTCGATGGGCAGATGGCGCAGGCGGCGATGGAGAACGCGCACAATGAACTAGCCCTGGCACAGGAGGAAGCGCAGAACGCGACTACGGCCCTGGAGGTGCTGCTGGGGCGTCCGGTTGTGCCCGACCTGAGCCGTTATGGCGGCGGCGACGTGACGCAGGCCCGTTTTGTCAGCCCGCGCGACATGGAAGACAACGATCCCCGCATAAAGGTCGCGCACCGCAATGTGGAAGCCGCCGAAGCGAACATGAAACTGGCGCGCCGTTCGTTCATGCCCAACCCGGAAATCGGCGTGGACGCCATTCATGAAAAGCAGTACGGCAGCCCGTGGGATGATCGTGTGGGCGTGAATTTCAGCATCCCCCTGCCCAGCGAGGTCCGTAACACGCCCATCATGTCCGAAGCCCGCAACCGCCTGGCCACGGCCACCAGTCAGGAAACGCAGGCGCGGCGCATGGTGCATCTGGAAATGATGCGCGTGCGTGAACGCCTGATCGCGGCCACCACGGCACGACAGGCTACCCGCAGTGCCGCAGAGAATATGGAAAAGCGGGCCCAGGCGCAGGAACGGGCCTGGCGGGTAGGCGAAGCCAGTGTGGATACGGCGCTTGCCGCCCGGCAGGCGGCCGCCAATACCCGACTGGCCAGTGCCCGGGCTGAGGTGGAGTGGCATGTCGCCAGCATCCGCATGCTGATTGCAACAGGTGTTGTGCCATGA
- a CDS encoding thiol:disulfide interchange protein DsbG yields MRCFYVLPFLLLMHAPAQGQQCSVSTPIESRSDTVGPTLEHDDKGRTDAVAHLGIAGANIEKLPDVHGFEAGIAHTRNELLVFFAPESHAIVLSGTLIPVPYDTLRSLAGSRAHDLAPVDGIRGMFVRADNRFQVVYATPDGKAAVAARMWGATGQDITKDQIRGIPGAVPEISISGASSDANEQSGLQGLSGGLIGIPSAPEVIMFIDPQCIYSTKAMHILQPAIDAGKVRLKIVPLSLLDYEDNGASTVNARAMLSLPAHEMAQAWVNGRLNPELAAPEPDSGEKLARNTRIARQIGLIGTPTFVWMHRNGGIGRIDGVPTDVATFLTSVAQ; encoded by the coding sequence ATGCGCTGTTTCTACGTGTTGCCATTTCTCCTGCTCATGCACGCGCCGGCGCAAGGACAGCAATGCTCTGTGTCTACTCCGATTGAGTCCAGGAGCGACACCGTAGGGCCGACCCTGGAACATGATGATAAGGGTAGGACCGATGCAGTCGCCCACCTTGGGATCGCAGGGGCCAACATCGAAAAACTACCCGATGTCCACGGCTTCGAAGCTGGCATCGCCCATACCCGGAACGAACTCCTCGTCTTTTTCGCCCCGGAAAGCCACGCGATCGTGCTTAGCGGCACACTGATCCCGGTACCCTACGACACCCTACGTTCTTTGGCCGGATCGCGCGCCCACGATCTCGCACCGGTCGATGGCATCAGGGGAATGTTTGTTCGGGCAGATAACCGTTTTCAGGTCGTCTATGCGACCCCGGATGGCAAGGCAGCAGTCGCTGCCCGCATGTGGGGCGCCACCGGACAGGACATCACGAAAGACCAGATCAGGGGCATTCCTGGAGCCGTCCCAGAAATCAGTATCTCTGGCGCTTCATCCGACGCTAACGAACAGTCCGGGCTCCAGGGTCTCTCGGGAGGCCTTATAGGGATACCTTCAGCTCCGGAAGTCATCATGTTCATAGACCCGCAATGCATTTACTCGACGAAGGCAATGCATATCCTTCAGCCCGCAATCGACGCAGGGAAAGTTCGCCTGAAAATAGTCCCGCTGTCATTGCTTGATTACGAGGATAATGGTGCCAGTACCGTCAATGCGAGAGCCATGCTGTCGCTTCCGGCACACGAGATGGCACAAGCGTGGGTCAACGGTCGTCTAAACCCGGAATTGGCTGCACCTGAACCGGATAGTGGGGAGAAGCTTGCCCGTAATACCCGGATTGCACGGCAGATAGGGCTCATAGGGACACCAACGTTCGTCTGGATGCACCGCAATGGCGGGATCGGCCGGATCGACGGCGTTCCCACGGATGTCGCCACGTTTCTGACCTCGGTCGCGCAATGA
- a CDS encoding histidine kinase dimerization/phospho-acceptor domain-containing protein, producing MKSWSLSTRIISSVLMVVILGLLILSIAVGGFTRYEVTERLDNSLQEVAERLQTAVATRLHEPGAASSIAWLPEAGPRTLAYQVVDVSGHVVLRSQNAPQTAFVSNWRTGFANVPHFRVYVASPVAEKYRVLVGEPTFHRREAVRRAMLISVVPMLLFMPVIWWLVRLIVRRALRPLDLLHDEMRARGSGNLQPIPPLDLPDELVSIQRSINTLLARLEAALSTERAFAASAAHELRNPLGALLAQVQMLGRLMPAGSDTGRRVEVIADRTRRLGRTVEKLLQFSRASSGVAFRRDRFDLMTVVRVLVDDLGHNPCDGQGIVIAPDGIHHIFVHGDMDATGIMLRNLLENALLHGGHHMPVRVAVLPDGGIDITNDCPALPPGIFQRLTSPFVRGGTGNHGSGLGLAIASNIATQMDVTLRLRSPLTGSARGFGVCVTFPNSKVT from the coding sequence ATGAAAAGCTGGAGCCTGTCCACCCGCATCATCAGCAGCGTACTTATGGTCGTTATTCTGGGGCTGCTGATCCTCAGTATCGCCGTGGGCGGATTTACCCGCTACGAGGTGACGGAACGGCTGGATAACTCGCTGCAGGAAGTGGCCGAGCGGTTGCAGACGGCGGTGGCCACGCGACTGCACGAACCGGGTGCGGCGTCATCCATCGCTTGGCTGCCCGAGGCCGGACCGCGCACACTGGCCTATCAGGTCGTGGACGTGAGTGGACATGTCGTGCTGCGTTCCCAGAATGCCCCGCAAACCGCATTTGTCAGCAACTGGCGGACCGGGTTTGCCAACGTCCCGCATTTTCGCGTTTATGTCGCGTCACCCGTGGCGGAGAAATACCGTGTCCTTGTGGGGGAACCGACCTTCCACCGGCGCGAGGCCGTCCGGCGCGCGATGCTGATCTCTGTCGTGCCCATGCTGCTTTTCATGCCGGTGATCTGGTGGCTGGTGCGCCTGATCGTGCGGCGCGCCCTGCGCCCGCTGGACCTGCTGCATGACGAGATGCGCGCACGTGGCAGCGGCAACCTTCAGCCCATTCCCCCCCTTGATCTCCCTGACGAACTAGTCTCCATCCAGCGCTCGATCAATACGCTGTTGGCGCGGTTGGAGGCAGCGCTCTCTACCGAGCGCGCCTTTGCCGCAAGCGCTGCGCATGAACTGCGTAACCCGCTTGGAGCCCTTCTGGCGCAGGTACAGATGCTGGGCCGACTGATGCCGGCGGGTTCGGATACGGGCCGGCGGGTGGAGGTCATTGCCGATCGGACCCGCAGGCTGGGCCGCACGGTGGAAAAACTGCTGCAGTTTTCCCGCGCCTCGTCCGGCGTCGCTTTCCGGCGCGACCGTTTCGACCTGATGACCGTAGTGCGTGTCCTTGTCGATGATCTTGGGCATAATCCGTGTGACGGGCAGGGCATTGTCATCGCGCCAGACGGGATTCACCACATATTCGTACATGGTGACATGGATGCGACCGGCATCATGTTGCGCAACCTGCTTGAAAACGCCCTGCTGCATGGAGGGCACCATATGCCCGTGCGGGTGGCCGTGCTACCAGATGGTGGAATCGACATCACCAATGACTGCCCCGCGCTGCCACCCGGCATATTCCAGCGGCTGACTAGCCCATTCGTGCGCGGCGGGACCGGTAATCATGGCAGTGGCCTGGGTCTCGCCATTGCCAGTAATATCGCTACCCAAATGGACGTTACTCTGCGCTTACGTTCCCCACTTACAGGATCTGCCAGAGGATTTGGTGTGTGTGTCACCTTTCCAAACTCGAAGGTAACCTAA
- a CDS encoding efflux RND transporter permease subunit: MAHAYLATLIRARMLVLGGLGLLLAAGIMTVLGLPVEAVPDISPRQVLVSVVAPGLATEEVEKLITFPVETSMTGIPGMTDLRSVSRGGVSVVYVQFADDTDINLDRTRVNERMQQARSNISVPGITVSMGPLATGMGEIMQFQIRGAGRSLMELNRIMNWTVVPQMRLVPGVVDVNVNGGAEETYEVTLDPARLIGSNLSVGEVYRAVDAGNAASGGGWITHHAEQQSVVGRGLVGSLADFGNIAVRTNPDGSAVRLRDLGRVRAGARTRLGAVTRDGQGEIVIGVVMMESGASSNATLAAINRALPGIRQALPAGVTIEPYYTRATLTGQTIATVRDNLVMGAVLVVGVLVVVIGSWQAALVIASVIPVALVCAMAGMRQFGISANLLSLGAIDFGMIVDGSLVVIEHVLSRREEEPDAEFIPLVISSVQQVMRPVGFAILVIIMVYLPILTLQGIEGHMFRPMAQTVIMALLASLAYCFICVPVLAALALGGVRPAGDTRLIAFLRRPYTHMVTWGETHPRILFGGTLVVLALSAGLAMRLGGEFIPQLDEGALAVTTTRLPSASLDTVLASVTKQEQILRHFPEVRAVVSNTGTSAIPTDPMGVNETDSFIFLNPPSTWKTARTQAELVAAMDDTLRRELPDALYSWSQPVQMRMDDLLSGVRTQIAVSIFGDDLAMLAELGDRVVAAMSGVKGAADVAAAGDGTVPLIVVDIDRTQAASRNVAVQDILDTVEAVGGHIGTRPVIVDNAIISTQVRLDPKRVASTAAIGALQVRRVDGQGNVLLSQVAHVHEVDGPPRISRDGVRRRMVVQANVRGRDLASYVAEAQARVARDVKLPAGYTMQWDGQFRNLQSAMQRLEIVLPIALGLIFALLVVAFGAVRPALLVFVNLPVAATGGIVALTLRGLPFSISAGIGFIALFGVAILNGVVLVSEIAALRARGMAVAQAAFAAAESRFRPVMATALVASLGFFPMAFSESAGAEVERPLASVVIGGLVTSTLLTLLVLPSLYARVMREKDQD; encoded by the coding sequence ATGGCACATGCCTACCTTGCCACCCTGATCCGCGCGCGCATGCTGGTGCTGGGCGGTCTTGGCCTGCTGCTGGCCGCGGGCATCATGACTGTCCTGGGCCTGCCGGTGGAAGCGGTGCCGGATATTTCGCCCCGGCAGGTTCTCGTCTCGGTCGTGGCGCCGGGCCTTGCGACGGAGGAAGTGGAAAAACTCATCACCTTTCCCGTCGAGACCAGCATGACCGGAATCCCCGGCATGACCGACCTGCGTTCCGTATCGCGCGGCGGCGTCTCGGTGGTGTATGTGCAGTTTGCCGATGATACCGACATCAACCTGGACCGCACCCGCGTGAACGAGCGCATGCAGCAGGCGCGTTCAAACATATCCGTGCCCGGCATTACCGTCAGCATGGGGCCGCTGGCCACTGGCATGGGCGAAATCATGCAGTTCCAGATCCGTGGCGCGGGGCGTTCGCTCATGGAACTCAACCGCATCATGAACTGGACCGTGGTGCCGCAGATGCGTCTTGTACCCGGTGTGGTGGATGTCAACGTCAATGGCGGGGCGGAAGAAACCTATGAGGTGACGCTGGACCCCGCGCGGCTGATCGGCAGCAACCTTTCGGTAGGCGAGGTCTATCGTGCGGTGGATGCCGGCAACGCGGCATCCGGCGGCGGATGGATCACGCACCATGCCGAACAGCAGAGCGTGGTCGGACGCGGGCTGGTCGGCAGCCTGGCCGACTTTGGCAACATTGCCGTGCGCACCAACCCCGATGGGTCCGCCGTGCGGCTGCGCGATCTTGGCCGCGTGCGCGCAGGCGCGCGCACCCGTCTGGGGGCGGTAACGCGTGACGGGCAGGGCGAGATCGTGATCGGCGTGGTGATGATGGAAAGCGGGGCGAGTTCCAACGCAACGCTTGCCGCCATCAACCGTGCGCTGCCGGGCATACGGCAGGCTTTGCCCGCAGGCGTCACGATCGAACCCTATTACACCCGCGCCACCCTGACCGGGCAGACCATCGCCACCGTGCGTGACAACCTGGTCATGGGCGCCGTGCTGGTGGTGGGGGTACTGGTGGTGGTGATCGGGAGCTGGCAGGCCGCCCTTGTCATTGCCTCGGTCATTCCGGTTGCCCTTGTCTGCGCGATGGCGGGCATGCGGCAGTTCGGTATCTCGGCCAACCTGCTCAGCCTTGGCGCAATCGATTTCGGCATGATTGTCGATGGTTCGCTGGTGGTGATCGAACATGTGCTGTCGCGCAGGGAGGAGGAGCCGGACGCCGAATTCATTCCGCTGGTCATCTCGTCCGTGCAGCAGGTCATGCGCCCGGTAGGGTTTGCCATACTGGTCATCATCATGGTCTATCTGCCGATCCTGACCCTGCAGGGGATCGAGGGGCACATGTTCCGCCCCATGGCGCAGACGGTCATCATGGCGCTGCTGGCGTCGCTGGCGTACTGCTTCATCTGCGTGCCCGTTCTGGCCGCCCTTGCGTTGGGGGGCGTGCGGCCTGCGGGTGATACGCGGCTGATTGCCTTCCTGCGCCGGCCCTATACCCATATGGTGACATGGGGGGAAACCCATCCACGCATCCTGTTTGGCGGTACGCTGGTGGTGCTGGCCCTTTCAGCGGGGCTTGCGATGCGGCTGGGCGGTGAGTTTATTCCCCAGCTTGATGAAGGGGCGCTGGCGGTCACCACCACGCGGTTGCCCTCGGCCTCGCTCGATACCGTGCTGGCTTCGGTCACGAAGCAGGAGCAGATCCTGCGCCACTTCCCTGAAGTGCGCGCGGTGGTCAGCAATACCGGCACGTCCGCCATTCCCACCGACCCGATGGGCGTGAACGAGACCGACAGCTTCATCTTCCTCAACCCGCCCTCCACATGGAAAACCGCCCGCACGCAGGCGGAGCTGGTCGCTGCGATGGATGATACCCTGCGGCGCGAACTGCCCGATGCGCTGTATTCATGGAGCCAGCCGGTGCAGATGCGCATGGATGACCTGCTCTCTGGCGTGCGCACGCAGATTGCCGTCTCGATCTTTGGCGATGACCTGGCCATGCTGGCCGAGTTGGGTGACCGGGTGGTGGCGGCCATGTCCGGCGTGAAGGGGGCAGCGGACGTGGCGGCTGCGGGGGACGGCACCGTGCCGCTGATCGTGGTCGACATTGACCGCACGCAGGCCGCCAGCCGCAATGTGGCGGTGCAGGACATTCTGGATACGGTGGAGGCGGTTGGCGGCCATATCGGTACAAGGCCGGTGATCGTGGATAACGCCATCATCAGCACGCAGGTGCGTCTTGACCCGAAGCGCGTGGCTTCGACCGCCGCAATCGGTGCGCTGCAGGTCCGGCGGGTGGACGGGCAGGGGAATGTGCTGCTGTCACAGGTGGCGCATGTGCATGAAGTCGATGGTCCGCCCCGTATAAGCCGCGATGGCGTGCGCCGGCGCATGGTGGTGCAGGCCAATGTGCGCGGGCGCGATCTGGCATCCTACGTGGCCGAAGCCCAGGCCCGCGTGGCGCGGGATGTGAAGCTGCCCGCAGGCTATACCATGCAGTGGGACGGGCAGTTCCGTAACCTGCAATCGGCCATGCAGCGGCTGGAAATTGTGCTGCCCATCGCCCTTGGCCTGATCTTTGCCCTGCTGGTGGTGGCATTTGGCGCCGTCCGGCCCGCGCTGCTGGTGTTTGTCAACCTGCCGGTGGCGGCAACCGGCGGCATTGTGGCGCTGACGCTGCGCGGGCTGCCGTTCAGCATTTCGGCGGGGATCGGCTTCATCGCGCTGTTTGGCGTGGCGATCCTGAATGGCGTGGTGCTGGTCAGTGAGATCGCAGCCCTGCGGGCACGGGGAATGGCCGTGGCACAGGCGGCCTTTGCGGCCGCGGAATCCCGCTTCCGCCCGGTCATGGCCACGGCCCTTGTGGCCAGCCTTGGCTTTTTTCCCATGGCGTTTTCCGAAAGTGCGGGCGCGGAAGTCGAGCGCCCGCTGGCCAGTGTGGTGATCGGCGGGCTGGTCACGTCCACGTTGCTGACCCTGCTTGTGCTGCCATCACTGTATGCCCGGGTCATGCGGGAAAAGGATCAGGACTGA
- a CDS encoding response regulator transcription factor: MRILIVEDEYDLGVAVQERVGLDGHAVDWFTTLEDARAAMATVDYDFILLDLGLPDGSGRDLLREVRRTSSDIAILITTAEDQISDRIAGLSEGADDYIVKPYDLNELVARIAAVARRYASPRRQAHCRVGEITIDRENRSVSRDGERLDLTAREWSIMELLSRSPGRIYSRQQIDTVLYALDREVDSNTVEVFISRLRRKLGNNVIRTIRGRGYCLDGKNGS; this comes from the coding sequence ATGCGTATCCTTATTGTCGAGGATGAATACGATCTGGGTGTGGCGGTGCAGGAGCGCGTGGGTCTGGACGGGCATGCCGTGGACTGGTTCACGACGCTGGAGGACGCGCGCGCGGCCATGGCAACGGTGGATTATGATTTCATACTGCTCGACCTTGGCCTGCCCGATGGAAGCGGGCGCGACCTGCTGCGTGAGGTCCGCCGGACATCGTCTGACATCGCCATCCTCATCACCACGGCAGAAGACCAGATCAGTGACCGTATCGCGGGTCTGTCCGAAGGGGCGGATGATTATATCGTCAAGCCCTATGACCTGAATGAACTCGTGGCCCGCATTGCGGCGGTAGCCCGCCGGTATGCATCGCCGCGCAGGCAGGCGCACTGCCGCGTGGGAGAGATTACGATAGACCGGGAGAACCGGTCCGTATCGCGTGATGGCGAGCGGCTGGACCTGACCGCGCGCGAATGGAGCATCATGGAACTGCTCTCGCGCAGTCCGGGCCGGATCTATTCGCGCCAGCAGATCGACACGGTCCTTTATGCGCTGGATCGCGAAGTGGACAGCAATACTGTCGAGGTCTTCATCAGCCGCCTGCGGCGCAAGCTGGGCAATAACGTGATCCGGACCATACGCGGTCGTGGTTACTGCCTGGATGGAAAGAACGGCTCATGA
- a CDS encoding AbrB/MazE/SpoVT family DNA-binding domain-containing protein, with product MMNVHEEGDRVIIEPVRATLLKLEDLVAGITDLNGHDEIDFGQSVGDESW from the coding sequence ATGATGAATGTCCATGAGGAAGGTGATCGAGTTATCATTGAGCCGGTTCGCGCCACACTGCTCAAACTGGAAGATCTCGTCGCCGGGATTACCGATCTGAACGGGCATGATGAAATTGACTTTGGACAGTCTGTAGGTGACGAAAGCTGGTGA
- a CDS encoding RrF2 family transcriptional regulator, translating into MRLSLRTDYAFRVLIHLACNPDSRVTVRNITELHGISHNHLVKVVQHLCHAGIVQGTRGGTGGIRLAVSARNINVGHIMRLMETEKESPGACHSSGNNQCILGNACQFRHLIVQAVDAFMAFSDGMSLLDLTSGSG; encoded by the coding sequence ATGCGTCTTTCGCTGCGTACCGACTACGCTTTCCGTGTGTTGATCCACTTGGCGTGTAATCCTGATTCGCGTGTTACCGTCAGGAACATCACTGAGTTGCATGGAATTTCGCACAATCATCTTGTGAAAGTTGTACAACACCTGTGTCATGCCGGGATCGTACAAGGTACCCGGGGAGGTACTGGTGGCATCCGTCTGGCTGTGTCTGCCAGAAACATCAACGTCGGTCATATTATGCGGCTCATGGAAACTGAAAAAGAATCCCCTGGTGCCTGTCACTCATCTGGCAATAACCAGTGTATACTGGGCAATGCTTGTCAGTTTCGCCATCTCATAGTACAGGCCGTTGATGCATTTATGGCATTTTCCGATGGGATGAGCTTACTGGATCTCACTAGTGGTTCAGGATAA
- a CDS encoding WGR domain-containing protein, translating to MTSRRSRSAVPPGKTIQLGLFPLSVQLCRIQPSFNEWRYYGLSVQPDLFGGAALVRNWGRIGTAGTQRVDLYPDEGAAVNALTAMIRYRLKRGYIVTQS from the coding sequence ATGACATCCAGAAGATCAAGGAGCGCCGTTCCCCCAGGGAAAACAATACAACTTGGACTGTTCCCGCTATCTGTCCAGTTGTGCCGTATTCAACCCAGTTTCAATGAGTGGCGGTATTACGGACTGTCAGTTCAGCCCGACCTGTTCGGTGGTGCCGCGCTTGTTCGTAACTGGGGCAGGATCGGGACAGCTGGCACCCAGCGCGTGGATCTCTATCCCGACGAAGGCGCCGCGGTGAATGCTCTGACCGCGATGATCCGTTATCGCCTGAAACGCGGCTATATCGTTACACAGTCATGA
- a CDS encoding efflux RND transporter periplasmic adaptor subunit encodes MKRIASILFLLGLPALPAHAGEGALPPIVKLDGAAVANEGVTIVTATPGRVAPMLPVMSRVMPDTTRVVHIHPAGSGKVLAVLLQPGASVQRGQALVRYQDHSLHVARLQAVQMRAALAAAIAARTDAAGAVQRARALAGESISLAELRRRQDVLAQADATMRARQADVDTLGHRFAEEFNSSSEQDSQGAEDETSTLISPVNGMVQVIGTSVAGDVDPSMDVATVADLSSIWLVSDIPPDQAARIAPGGQQVTRTADGPFTSRIDTVDGMASSLTGLVRVISRVSNPTGALVPGMVLDSALAQRDSVAGLVVPSEAIQQIDGRSVVFVRVNATDYRPVVVDVALDDGRQAVLRSGLTEGEPVVGHGSFALRSVIGLAGMDAD; translated from the coding sequence ATGAAGCGGATTGCCTCCATCCTGTTTCTTCTCGGCCTGCCCGCCCTGCCTGCCCATGCCGGGGAGGGGGCGCTGCCCCCGATCGTGAAGCTGGACGGGGCGGCGGTTGCCAATGAAGGGGTAACCATCGTCACGGCCACGCCGGGTCGCGTGGCACCCATGCTGCCGGTCATGAGCCGGGTCATGCCCGATACGACGCGGGTCGTGCATATCCATCCCGCCGGCAGTGGCAAGGTGCTGGCAGTACTGTTACAGCCCGGAGCATCCGTGCAGCGGGGGCAGGCGCTGGTGCGCTATCAGGATCATTCCCTGCATGTTGCGCGCCTGCAGGCGGTTCAGATGCGTGCAGCGCTTGCTGCCGCCATTGCGGCCCGGACCGATGCGGCAGGCGCGGTGCAGCGGGCTAGGGCACTGGCTGGCGAGAGCATATCATTGGCCGAACTGCGCCGCAGGCAGGACGTGCTGGCACAGGCGGATGCCACCATGCGTGCACGCCAGGCGGATGTGGACACGTTGGGCCACCGTTTTGCCGAGGAGTTCAATTCATCATCGGAGCAGGACAGTCAGGGCGCGGAAGACGAAACCTCGACCCTGATCTCCCCTGTCAACGGCATGGTGCAGGTGATCGGTACGTCAGTGGCGGGTGATGTGGACCCGAGCATGGATGTGGCCACCGTCGCGGATCTGTCCAGTATATGGCTTGTCTCCGACATCCCGCCGGACCAGGCGGCGCGGATCGCACCAGGCGGCCAGCAGGTAACGCGGACGGCAGACGGCCCGTTTACATCCCGTATCGATACGGTGGACGGGATGGCCAGTTCCCTGACCGGGCTGGTCCGGGTCATAAGCCGTGTGTCAAACCCCACTGGCGCGCTGGTGCCCGGTATGGTGCTGGATTCCGCACTGGCTCAGCGTGACAGCGTGGCGGGTCTTGTCGTGCCGTCCGAAGCCATCCAGCAGATTGACGGGCGCAGCGTCGTGTTCGTGCGGGTGAACGCGACGGACTACCGGCCGGTCGTGGTCGATGTGGCACTGGATGACGGGCGGCAGGCAGTGCTGCGTTCCGGCCTGACAGAGGGCGAGCCGGTGGTGGGTCATGGTAGTTTTGCCCTGCGTTCCGTCATCGGTCTGGCCGGAATGGATGCAGACTGA